In the genome of Oryzias melastigma strain HK-1 linkage group LG4, ASM292280v2, whole genome shotgun sequence, the window CAGAAAAAttgattcaagttttttttttaacaaataaaaaactggaagGTGTGCAAAAGCATTCAGCCCTCTTTTCAGCCATCCAATTGCCTTCAGAAGTTGCTCGATGATTGGTGACAGAAAAGCATAAAAGGTCCCGTTTGTAGTTTGGCATAAGCCATGATGTGATTGACCCAGCAAATGTGGAAGACGGTGTtctggtcagatgaaaccaaaatttatttacttattttgtctctcatagttgactTATATCTATGATGTCAATTACAGGCTTAAAACTTGcccaattggtggctgactaaaaacgtttttttttttactcgactgtatttatttaattaataagtCTATGTAAGATTGATTTAAAGACCATGCATTGATACCTAGAGGGTAACTAAATCCTGAATCAATTTTTGAGAACTTTAAAAGTAcagtctgttggtcattgccaaatttttgaaaaattaaaataagagtttaattcttgaaaatatagtcaaaaactgtctgtgtgctgcccctaaAGGCGGAATTGAAGTattacagttggattttgtgtctggtcaaaccatttagtttcagaagtctgacgttaTGATTTgctgctccagtaatgataacagtcctgcccgtaagctccacccctctgaatggatttcggctgtgggtggggTCAGCCTCCAaccttccctgtttggttaccctttaagagtTAAAGTTTTATTCAGACTGACATCACCCTTATAAACTGTCATCTCTAGTTATCCCTTTCTGTAGCTGTTCAACAGAAACCACTTTGTATCTGTGTGCTAACtgccttttttaaatgtcattttgacTTGCTGAGTGCAGCAGTGATGAACGCCTGAAGCCTGAGATATCGATCTGAGCAGGGTCATTGTCACCCTCACAGTTCAGCCACTCCGAGATGATGACAGATTAAAACTGATTcatatttcactttttgttaGATGAACAAGCAGACATGGTTTGACTTCTCTCCCTCCCTCAGGCTGAAGAATTCAGACGTTcacatagaaaatacatttattctgtattttgtaagaaaaaatgatcagagttgTTAAAACTGAGATTaaggataaaaataacattCTCTAATAAAGGAAATAGACTAAGAACAAAAAAGCGTTTATTGATGTTTATTAAAGAGCAAAGGAAGGCGATATTAAAGGTAAATTGGAAACTTTGTAACAGAAgagtaaaatctaaaaatatatattaaaatgttaagcAAGCAAGTATGTGTTTTGGCAGCACTAGACATAAAAGGACACATTCTATTATTCCATCTTCTCAACAGAAGTAGCAGCGATTCAGTTGTCCAGGTAGCAGTACAGATAACTGGACATGACCATGGCAGCAATctgcaaaaacatgaaaaaaaacatgttcagaaCAAAATTGAAACAATGAAATgcactaaaaaatacaaacttgcACCAAATAAGAGATCTATAGGGCTACGGTCACACCACCCTCGCCAACGAGTGTAAATGGGCGTTAACGAGAGTCAAAGCGCCTTTTaagttttccatccatccattttcttaaccgcttctcccctttcggggtcgcgggggtgccggagcctatcccgactgctgatgggcgaaggcggggttcaccctggacaggtcgccagtctgtctcagggcctcaatcacacatccatacactctcacattcacacatagggacaatttagagccaccaattaacctatgaagcatgtttttggacggtgggaggaagccggagtccccggtgaaaacccacgcatgcacggggagaacatgcaaactccacacagaaaggtcccagccgggattcgaaccggggccttctcgctgtgaggcaagagcgctaaccactgcgccaccgtgcagcccgcctttcaagttttcactttCAAAACGTTTGTATTCACGCATAGCCAAGCAAGTTTTTATGCCACTTTTTCAGACTCTACGTACAAATTTTGACCAATCGAACTTTGACCCGTCAAAAAGTGAGATTTGGGAGTGGTGTAAAGATGATGTCCCTTATTATTCGTGAAAGTTCCAACCGTTTGGAGGgtaatcatggaggagaaattaataatggACTCTATGCACGGACCTGTATGACACATTTCCGGTTTCGAATAAGACCGCTTACTTGCTTCCGGTTGTGGCTATCTATATGCGTGGACTTAGCAAATCTCAATGTACTTTCCCTGGTATTGGTTTATTGTCGGTGTATCTTACATGGTATGTTAGTTTGTTGTAATGtgtatacacaatgacatccaaaaaggcaaagtttgccttCCTGAAACAGTTGATGACTACTGGAGATAAAATGTAGCTCTGTTAGAACActtaaaacctgttcaacagaaccttttatgtgtCAACAAACTTTAAAGTGACTTTCGGACTCTTGATCCTACTCTCAGCTTAAGGTGAGGagcttctgccttcttcatggagcggtAGCAGCGTGTGCTAACGGGCACCTGCGCCTGTGTTAAGACGTTTAGAAAAGGAATCACATCTCAGACTGCTTCTACCTGActctgaaaattacatttaaacgaATTTAGAAACATTCTGCTGTGGAGTAATTAAAGCACAACTAACaggtcataaaaataaagacagcgATAGTCAGACGTGTGCTAGTTAGCATcagcccaaatgaaaagtgacaagGGTATTTGCACCTAGTTTTCTAAATACAGCAGtcagttctgaactttttttctcgGCTGCACGGACCTTTAGGaaagttaaggttaggattCCAGTTCCGGTTCGAGCTAATGCACCAAAAATTACATAACACCTCGGCTTTCATGCATTGGAATAGATCTgtcaaagaaaaagcctggagcaagatttgcaccacttccaCATTTATttaccaagtctcttccaactagGTTGTGGACATTTGCttgtaaacaaagaaagaattcaattcaattcaattcaattttatttatatagcccaatatcacaaatttaatttgcctcattgggcttcatgcctgtagtttttacagatgcacagatggagtcataaaatacgcacaataggtaaaaactaaacagactataaagaacggtcatccctgtccttagaccctccctcgcggtaaggaaaaactcctaaaaaaacctgagtcaggaaaaaaagaagaaaccttagggattcccacatgagggagagatcccatcccaggacggacaggcgataccagaacggttaaagaaaagttagctgctaaaactgcatatatgagtagagttcattcatatagagctgagggacgagtgatgattaagtccatagtccagatgaagcagaactgcagtccacgaccaggagcaggaggacagacgacccaccaggaatcacttcCAAGAAGAAAAAGCCTTCCCTGCTTGTCAccaacaccatgggctaaatccACGTTCTTGAATGCGTATTGAATGCCTGGTGTTTAGGTAGCTTTAAGGtcttattttagtgtttcaaaatatgaaaacattgtttcaaTTTTCTCAAGAGatagaaaatgtatatttaagattttgtttgtttgtatttatttatttagtagggacggatataaaaacatagacatacagcaaagcagcagtCCAATGCTCATAACATCATTCTTGTAGCTGGAGctaatttgcagcatttgtccccAGATGGgctttttatacaataaaataatcataataagaCATAAATCTTTTGTTCCTACACTGGTATATTATaccaaaaacaggaagtttaacattttttgtaatggacgatggatttttttaaaaagtgctttgttttgtgttttgcatATTTACCTCCAGACCTTCAATGCTTACTAAAATGCCTCCCACGATGTTGCCGTGATACGTGAGCGACTGCAGGATCACCTCATAACAGCCCTAAGGAGCAGCATACTTGAGGTTAGCGCAACGGCACATAAAGTGAAATAGTGTTCACCAAAACGTCAGTAAATATCAGCAAAACTATCAGAAAGGTGTAAAGACGTATGGGTTGAATTGGTGGGAAGGTGATGGTCAGAGTATTGTGTAACGGCTCTGCTTAAATTATTGACATAGGGCAGGggtctggagcctcaggttgctcTTCTACGCCTccacagtggctctctggctaaagaaaaatgaaataatagacatcttttaaagtaaGGGTTGCTAACTTaagattgatttaatttattttagttaagtttatggctgaggtgaacttagaagaaaaactgtaatggttTTTATAGCCCTGCTCTCATTTTTAGGCCTTGTTTGCTCTGTGCTTCCTCCAAAAGAATTACAAATACTAGgcaaaactttagtaaaaagtaagtttgttttatgactttaaagtaaattttatcTTGTGCTTCACAACAATTGTTAGCTATTTTCTACTGGATCATTAACCAatgatgttttatgtttatgctCCAGTTAACAGCAGCAGTAAGTAGGAAAAATATGACGgctcaccaaagtaaacctaCAGTATAGCAAgagaaaatgcaatttttatctAATGTTGTTTAAGAATACATTTGCTTTacttgaatgttcctgtttgggacaggaagtcttttattttgaNNNNNNNNNNNNNNNNAAAAAACGACTttacactttgagaaaattccagtgcatcttaatatttatgtgtTAATTCGCacccaaaataaatataattaagcTGTATTTGAAACAACGACAATGTAATGATATAAAGTAGTATCAAATTTccctaaaaggaaaaaaaaatgtggcttctgttgggttttgatcagtaccaaacaggcccaaatggctcttttactggtaagttgcagacctctgacaTGGGGCGTGTGCGCTCACAACATACCCAGACAGAAATCCTAATTTGCATCCATTTGATCGACACCGACCGCAGCTCATGTGGTCTCATGGTAGTTTTGGGACAACTTTTTTGCATAGTATTTTGTGCTATCTACCATCtagacctttttttattatctgttgCTACATTCAGATTATCTATTCATTTAGTCCACGTAGAGACATTTCTGAACATGTTAGCACTTAGCTAAACTTCCAGCAGAACTTCTTTCATGTTAAACTAATCTACAGTTAGTTTTCACATATAATCCAGTAAATGCTGAAACATATGAAAAGCTTTAATAACTTTTACTAGATGcattactaaaatattttcaattaatttctgttttttttttaccaaaatgtgatgtttttcaaCTGACCTTGACCTGTCTGCGCTCTGCCTCAGCGCGGCTGCAGGGGCCGATGTCGGTCATGCAGCAGCTGGGTGGCAGGTTGCCCTGGTTCTGCGCCTCAAACCTAGATCCCAGAAAGTCAGTGTAGTTGAAAAAACCGCAGCAATTCATCTGAAAGAAGGAACAGAGCAGAAAATGCAGATAAAACGGAAAAGTGACAGGACGGCAGCGCTGGGGTCTGCATTGAGTCCCACCTTTGTCATGGTGGTGTTCCAGATGTTTGTGATCATAGTATCCATGCCATACATGTACTTTAGCCACTCAGTGAGGATGTCAGCTGccttaaatacacaaaaaagaaatcaatcaaCATAAATTATCCGATAGATCTTCTactaacaaaaatgaatgaaaactttgttgaaaatctaaatgtgtatttttcttgCTATATTAATTCTGAAACCTAATGTTGTTATTCAAAAGTAAACTTGGTATTTAATCTCAGATTACATTTTGGTATGGAATCACTGATGCAGGGTTTGTAAAAAATGCTGAGCAGCActgaacttttcattttttggttctTCTGCAGCCTCTTGAACTGCATCGGTGTTCCACTATTGAGCAAATAACAATGCGGATGTGGAACCTCATAACAATTTAAAGAGGCTCTTTAGGATTGGACACCAAGCCCTGTTTCTGAACATGAGTACAACCCTAA includes:
- the LOC112150688 gene encoding LOW QUALITY PROTEIN: tetraspanin-1 (The sequence of the model RefSeq protein was modified relative to this genomic sequence to represent the inferred CDS: deleted 2 bases in 1 codon; substituted 1 base at 1 genomic stop codon); translation: MALGLWVSLDRGTYLRLLGPFPDRALEFLNVGYYCIATGGVMVLLGLVGFCGAQKQSKCLLLGFFSIILIIFITQLAAAAVLLYYSADAADILTEWLKYMYGMDTMITNIWNTTMTKVGLNADPSAAVLSLFRFICIFCSVPSFMNCCGFFNYTDFLGSRFEAQNQGNLPPSCCMTDIGPCSRAEAERRQVKGCYEVILQSLTYHGNIVGGILVSIEGLEIAAMVMSSYLYCYLDNXIAATSVEKME